The following is a genomic window from Hymenobacter chitinivorans DSM 11115.
GCAAGCAGGGCAACCTCTACGCCGAAAACGGCACCTATAATACCATTACCAAGGTGTCGAACTTTCAGCGCAACGCCAAGATTGAAACCCCGAACTACCTGCTCGGCGGCGACAAGCTGGTGTACGACGAAGTGCGGCAGTACGGCGTGGCCACCGGGCACGTCTCGATGACCTCGAAGAAGGACAACATCGTGCTGCGCGGCGACGTGGGCAAGTACTGGCGGGGGCTGGGCCGCACCAAAGTATACGGCAGCAGCCCGGTGATGCGCAACATCTCCGACAACGACACGCTCTACCTGTCGGCCGATACGCTGGTGAGCGTGGAAGGCCGCCCGCCCAAAAACGCGGCCGGCGTGCTGTACGCCTACCCCCGGGTAAAAATCTTCCGCAAAGACCTGCAGGGCCGCTGCGACTCGCTAACCTACGACCGGGGCGACTCTATTATTTACCTCAACAAGCGCCCCGTGCTGTGGTCGGACCAGAACCAGCTTACGGCCGACAGCATGGAAATCCGGCAGCGGCGCAAGAAGATTGACCAGATGCGCCTGTACGCCAACTCCTTTATTATTGGCCAGGACACGATTCTGAACTACAACCAAGTGAAGGGCCGCAACATGGTGGCTTACTTCGTGGATAACAAAATAAAAAAAGTAGACGTGCTTGGCAACGCCGAGAGCCTCTACTATGCTCTTGAGGGGGATACGGCCGTCACGGGTCTCAACAAAGCCGTGAGTGCCAACATGGCCCTGCGCTTTGCCGACAACAAGCTCCAGACGATTTCCTTCCTGACTAACCCCGACGCCAGCTTTATTCCGCCCCACGAGCTCAAGCCCGAAGACGAAAAGCTTAAGGGTTTCACTTGGCGGGCCACGGAACGCCCCACCCGCCGCGCGGTGTTGGGCAAGCACTTCCCGCTGCCGGCGAAGGCCAAGGCCAAGCCCAAAGCAAAACCCAAAACCAAGGCCAAAACGGCCGTCAAAACCAAGTCGAAAGCCGCCCCGAAGGCGAAAACCCCGCCCGCCAAAGTCGCTCCGAAGCCCGCCGCCCCACCCGCATCCAAGCCCAAAGTGGCCGCCCCGCGGGCGGTCCGCTAAGCCCGGCGCCGGCCCACCTTTGATTCGGCTTCGTAATCCGCTACCTTTGTCCCCCTTATGCTCTCTTTTCGCCCTACCTTCTTTGTTCTGCTACTGAGTGCGTTGCTGCTCGGCTCGTGCACTGGCTACCAAAAGCTGCTCAAAAGCGGCGACGTCAACAAGAAGTACGAGGCCGCCGTGCAGTACTACGATAAAGGCGACTTCTTCAAGGCCGGCACCTTGCTCGAAGACCTTATTCCGCTGCTTAAAGGCCGCCCCGAGGCTGAAAAAGCCCAGTTTTACTTCGCCAACACCAACTACCGGCAGCGCAACTACGTGCTGAGCGCCTATTATTTCCGCTCGTTTGCCGACACCTACCCCAACTCGCAGTACGCCGAGGAAGCCAACTTCTTGCACGCCAAGTCGTTGTTTCGCGACTCGCCCGAGTTTGAGCTCGACCAGACCAATACCTACTCGGCCCTGGAGTCAATTCAGGACTTTCTGAACCGCTACCCCAGCAGCCAGTTCCGGCCCGAGGCCGAGAATATGTCGCAGGAGCTGCAGAAGAAGCTGGAAAACAAAGCTTTCCAAAGTGCCAAGCTGTATTACAACATCCGCTACTACCAGTCGGCCGTAACGGCGTTTACCTCGTTTCAGCAGCAGTACCCTTCCTCGTCTTTCAACGAGGAAGCCGCGTTCCTGAAGCTGAGCGCCCAGTACGATTTGGCCCGGGAAAGCGTGCCGGAAAAGCAGCGGGAGCGGTATTTGGAAGTCTTGTCGTTCTACCAGAACTTCATCGACAACTACCCCCAGAGCCGCAACCTGAAGGCGGCCGAAAACATGTACAGCACTTCCCGCGAGGAAATTGCCAAAATCAAACCGGCCGACACCGCCGCCAAATAATGTGCTGATGTGCTACTGTGGTTGAATGTGAGAAATGAATTCTGAGGCAACTTACCGCCGTCAAAAACGCTTCTCCTTGCCACAACTTTAGCACCTTAGCACCTTCTCCTCACCAGCACATTAATAAAGCCTCATATGAAAACTCCGAACAACGTCTCTGCTTCCATCGTGACCCGCAACATGTCGGATTTCACCCACGAAACCGGCAACGTGTACGAGTCGATTGCCATCATCTCGAAGCGCGCCAACCAGATTTCGGTGAAGCTGAAGGAAGAACTCAACGGCAAGCTGGCCGAGTTTGCCACCACGGTTGACAACCTGGAGGAAGTATTCGAAAACCGCGAGCAAATCGAGATTTCCAAGCACTACGAGCGTCTGCCCAAGCCTACCAACCTCGCTATTGAGGAGTTTCTGGAAGGCAAAGTGACGTTCCGCACGCTGGAAGAAGAAGCGCTGCCCGTAGCTGCTCGCCCCACGGAATAAGTAGCTGCTGATGCCGCTGCAAGGCCGCAAGATCATTCTGGGCGTGTGCGGCAGCATTGCCGCCTACAAATCAGCCATGCTGGTGCGGCTCCTGGTAAAGGCCGGCGCCGAGGTGCAAGTCATTCTGACGGCCTCGGCGGCGGCCTTTGTCACGCCCCTTACGCTGGGTACGCTCTCCAAAAAGCCCGTTCTAACGGGCTTTTTGCGTGACGAAGCCGCCGGGGAGTGGCACAACCACGTGGAGCTGGGCCTCTGGGCCGACGCCCTGGTTATTGCCCCGGCCAGCGCCAACACCGTGGCCCAGCTGGCCAACGGCCACTGCCCCAACCTGCTGGCAGCCGTGTACCTGTCGGCCCGCTGCCCGGTGTTCCTGGCCCCGGCCATGGACCTGGATATGTACGTGCACCCGGCCGTGACCCATAACTTCGAGCGCCTGCGTAGCTTCGGCAACCACGTGCTGGAGTCGCCGGTGGGGGAGTTGGCCAGTGGACTGTCGGGCCCCGGCCGCATGCTGGAGCCCGAGGACATCGTGCGGGAGCTGGAGCGGTTCTTCGGTGCAGATAGCGAATAGAACGTCATTCCGAGCAAAGCGAGGAATCTCGCGTGCTGACGTTGTAATGATAATGATTACCATGGCACGCGAGATGTCTCGCTAGGGCTCGACATGACGTTCTGCTTAAGAATCCTTACCCCCAACCCATGCGCGTTCTAATAACGGCCGGGCCGACCTACGAGCCCATCGACCCGGTGCGGTTTATCGGCAACCACAGCACCGGCAAAATGGGCTACGCTCTGGCCGAGGCCTTTGCCGAACAAGGCGCCCAGGTCACGCTCATCAGCGGCCCTACTAGCCTGCCCAACCCGGCCAGCGCGCTGATAACGACCACGCGGGTGCAGACCGCGGCCGAGATGTACGAAGCCGCCGCCGCCGCTGCGCCCGGGGCCGACGTGTGGGTGTTTGCCGCCGCCGTGGCCGATTACCGGCCGCGCGAAGTGGCCCAGAACAAGATTAAAAAGGACGGCGAGACGCTGACTCTGGAGCTCGTCAAGAACGTGGATATTGCCGGCACGCTGGGGAAAACCAAGCGGCCTGAACAATTTTCCGTGGGTTTTGCGTTGGAGACCAATGATGAGGAAGCCCATGCCCGGGGCAAGTTGCAGCGCAAGAACTTCAATTTGATTGTGCTCAACTCCCTGCGTGACCCGGGGGCCGGTTTCCGTCACGATACCAACAAAGTGACCCTGCTCGATGCCGCGGGCCAAATGACTATCTTTGAGTTGAAGCCCAAGGCCGCCGTGGCCCACGATATTGTCCAGTCCGTTCTTGCCCGCCTTCCCCTTCGCAATGCGTAAGATTCTGCTGCCGCTGCTGTTTGTGCTTACCCTGCTGGCCCGCCCCAGTCAGGCCCAGGAGCTCCTGGCCGACGTGCAGATAACCACCGAAAACGTCAACGTGTCGGACCGGCAGCTGATTCTGCAGATGAAGAACGACATTCAGGCGTTTCTCAATACCCGCTCCTGGACCAACCAAACCTACCGGCCCGAGGAGCGCATCAAGTGCCGCATTTTCATTGGCATCACGGCCATTCCCCAGACCGGCACCTTCGAGGCCACGGCTCGGATTGTGTCGACGCGGCCGGTGTACGGCACCAGCTACGAAACCAACCTGCTCTCGTTTGCCGACAAGCGCTGGGCCTTCAACTACTCGCCCCAGAACCCGATTGACTACTCGGAAAACACGTTTGTGTCGAACCTGTCGTCCTTGCTGAGCTTCTACGCCTACGTCATTATTGGCATGGATCAGGACAGCTTTGCCAAGCTCGGCGGCTCACCTTATTACGACCGGGCCCGCAACATTCTCAACAACGCGGCCAACCAGAACGTGACCAACGAATCGGACCCGGCCTGGAAGGATGGGGAGTCGCGCAACCGTTACTGGCTGCTCAACAACCTGCAGGACCCCCAGTTGGAGGCCATCCGCACCGGTATTTACAACTATTACCGCCAGGGCCTGGACATCTTTATTCAGAAACCCGACGAAGCCCGCGCCAGCATGGTGACGGCCCTGCAGGGCGTGCAGCAAGCCGCTATTCGCCGGCCCGGTACCCTGCTGGCCCGGGCGTTTTTCGACACCAAGTCGGACGAAATTTCCAATATTTTCCGCTCCGCCCAGGATCCGCAAATGAAGCAGCAAGTCGTCACCATGCTTTCGGAAGTGGATCCTACCAACTCGGCTAAGTACGAAAAGATTATGCGCCAGCCCTAACCGGCAGCCTACGCATTGCGCACCTGCAAGCCCCGGCCGATCCTTCGGCGGGGCTTTTTGTTGGTACATGCCCAGCGCGAACGGGCCGAAATAGTGCCCCAGATCTTCGGCTTGGTACCAGCTCCCCAGGCTACTTAGTGGGAGATGAAATGCCGCATTCAGCCCGGCGTTGACGATTTGATCAGGAATTGGGAAAAGTAACAGGGAGCCCGTCAAATTAAAAATAAACGTGGATACGTCATATTGTACCGGAATATTAGTCGACCTTTGCCAAGCCTACACGCGCGTGGGGCTTCACTCTTATTGCCTATTGCATGATGCACTATTACTCTCTTGGCAAGCTGCCCCGGCAGTTGGCCCGTCACCTCACTCCGGCTCTGGCTGGATTAGGCCTGCTGCTGGCCCCGACCGGTGCGGCCTGGGCTCAGACGACCCCAGCCTTCTCGTCGCCGGTACTCTACAACACTAGTGGGGCCGCTCAAGGTATCGTCAGCGCCGACTTTAACGGGGATGGCCGCCCCGACCTAGCCACTGCCAATTCGTCCCAAAACTCGGTGGCGGTTCTGCTGCAATCGGCTACTACCCCGGGTACTTTCCCTGCGATATCAACTTACGGCAGTGGGGGAAGCTTTTCTCCAGTGTTGGCCACCGGCGACCTGAATGGCGACGGCCGGCCCGATCTGGCCGTAGCCAACCAGGAAAGCAACACGG
Proteins encoded in this region:
- a CDS encoding OstA-like protein encodes the protein MRFIKFLFLFLLAGLPALSQAQQRPRPAATQPAVPPKGQRIELLPGTERLVGGTFNGVEIRKLIGNVSFKQGTTLLYCDSAYQYLEKNALEAFSNVRIIQNDTITITGDHATYDGDTRKARMTGNVVMRDPRMTLTTTVLDYDLNKNLAYYSTGGHLVDPENTLDSQFGYYNTTSKVFSFKRNVKLITKENTIDTDTLQYNTVSKIAYFFGPTRITGKQGNLYAENGTYNTITKVSNFQRNAKIETPNYLLGGDKLVYDEVRQYGVATGHVSMTSKKDNIVLRGDVGKYWRGLGRTKVYGSSPVMRNISDNDTLYLSADTLVSVEGRPPKNAAGVLYAYPRVKIFRKDLQGRCDSLTYDRGDSIIYLNKRPVLWSDQNQLTADSMEIRQRRKKIDQMRLYANSFIIGQDTILNYNQVKGRNMVAYFVDNKIKKVDVLGNAESLYYALEGDTAVTGLNKAVSANMALRFADNKLQTISFLTNPDASFIPPHELKPEDEKLKGFTWRATERPTRRAVLGKHFPLPAKAKAKPKAKPKTKAKTAVKTKSKAAPKAKTPPAKVAPKPAAPPASKPKVAAPRAVR
- a CDS encoding outer membrane protein assembly factor BamD is translated as MLSFRPTFFVLLLSALLLGSCTGYQKLLKSGDVNKKYEAAVQYYDKGDFFKAGTLLEDLIPLLKGRPEAEKAQFYFANTNYRQRNYVLSAYYFRSFADTYPNSQYAEEANFLHAKSLFRDSPEFELDQTNTYSALESIQDFLNRYPSSQFRPEAENMSQELQKKLENKAFQSAKLYYNIRYYQSAVTAFTSFQQQYPSSSFNEEAAFLKLSAQYDLARESVPEKQRERYLEVLSFYQNFIDNYPQSRNLKAAENMYSTSREEIAKIKPADTAAK
- a CDS encoding DNA-directed RNA polymerase subunit omega — encoded protein: MKTPNNVSASIVTRNMSDFTHETGNVYESIAIISKRANQISVKLKEELNGKLAEFATTVDNLEEVFENREQIEISKHYERLPKPTNLAIEEFLEGKVTFRTLEEEALPVAARPTE
- a CDS encoding flavoprotein; protein product: MPLQGRKIILGVCGSIAAYKSAMLVRLLVKAGAEVQVILTASAAAFVTPLTLGTLSKKPVLTGFLRDEAAGEWHNHVELGLWADALVIAPASANTVAQLANGHCPNLLAAVYLSARCPVFLAPAMDLDMYVHPAVTHNFERLRSFGNHVLESPVGELASGLSGPGRMLEPEDIVRELERFFGADSE
- a CDS encoding phosphopantothenoylcysteine decarboxylase domain-containing protein; amino-acid sequence: MRVLITAGPTYEPIDPVRFIGNHSTGKMGYALAEAFAEQGAQVTLISGPTSLPNPASALITTTRVQTAAEMYEAAAAAAPGADVWVFAAAVADYRPREVAQNKIKKDGETLTLELVKNVDIAGTLGKTKRPEQFSVGFALETNDEEAHARGKLQRKNFNLIVLNSLRDPGAGFRHDTNKVTLLDAAGQMTIFELKPKAAVAHDIVQSVLARLPLRNA
- the porD gene encoding type IX secretion system protein PorD; translated protein: MRKILLPLLFVLTLLARPSQAQELLADVQITTENVNVSDRQLILQMKNDIQAFLNTRSWTNQTYRPEERIKCRIFIGITAIPQTGTFEATARIVSTRPVYGTSYETNLLSFADKRWAFNYSPQNPIDYSENTFVSNLSSLLSFYAYVIIGMDQDSFAKLGGSPYYDRARNILNNAANQNVTNESDPAWKDGESRNRYWLLNNLQDPQLEAIRTGIYNYYRQGLDIFIQKPDEARASMVTALQGVQQAAIRRPGTLLARAFFDTKSDEISNIFRSAQDPQMKQQVVTMLSEVDPTNSAKYEKIMRQP